A genomic region of Rheinheimera sp. MMS21-TC3 contains the following coding sequences:
- the ribA gene encoding GTP cyclohydrolase II: MTTKLVTATVLPTPFAEFRLHGFIADNGKEHVALTLGDITTEPAVLARVHSECLTGDALFSLRCDCGPQLEAAMQKIATEGRGVILYLRQEGRGIGLINKIRAYAEQDKGLDTVEANEILGFLPDLREYDVAADMLKQLGVQKIRLLTNNPRKVSKLTEAGINVVERVQHRVKTSSYNQRYLATKADKLGHLP, translated from the coding sequence ATGACTACTAAACTTGTTACGGCAACGGTGTTGCCTACGCCTTTTGCTGAATTTCGTTTGCATGGCTTTATAGCTGATAATGGTAAAGAACATGTTGCTTTAACTTTAGGTGACATCACTACAGAGCCTGCTGTATTAGCCAGAGTTCACTCTGAGTGCTTAACCGGTGATGCCTTATTTAGCTTACGCTGTGACTGTGGACCTCAATTAGAGGCAGCTATGCAAAAAATTGCTACTGAAGGTCGTGGTGTAATTTTATATTTGCGCCAAGAGGGCCGAGGTATTGGTTTAATTAATAAGATTCGTGCTTATGCTGAGCAAGATAAAGGCTTAGACACTGTCGAGGCTAATGAAATATTAGGTTTTTTACCTGATTTGCGTGAGTATGATGTTGCTGCAGATATGTTAAAACAATTAGGTGTGCAAAAAATTCGCTTATTGACCAATAATCCAAGAAAGGTTAGCAAATTAACCGAAGCTGGTATTAATGTTGTTGAAAGAGTGCAACATCGAGTAAAAACATCGAGCTATAATCAACGCTATTTAGCGACAAAGGCCGATAAACTTGGCCATTTGCCCTAA
- a CDS encoding DUF1456 family protein yields MTNNDVLRSLRYSLNINNQAMVDIFALTGILVSKQQVIDWLVKEEEPGYQPISDVMMASFLNSLIILRRGKKDDTIPQPETKLNHNIIFRKLKIAFDLKDDDILSLLEKSDFKLGKHELSAFFRRVDHKHYRECHDQVLRYFLRGIQLTHRPDNA; encoded by the coding sequence TTGACCAATAATGATGTGTTACGCAGCCTGCGTTATAGTTTAAACATTAACAACCAAGCTATGGTTGATATCTTCGCTTTAACCGGAATTTTAGTCAGCAAACAGCAAGTTATTGACTGGTTAGTTAAAGAAGAAGAGCCCGGCTATCAACCAATTTCTGATGTGATGATGGCTAGTTTTCTAAATAGCTTAATTATCCTGCGTCGTGGCAAGAAAGATGACACTATTCCGCAGCCAGAAACTAAGCTCAATCACAATATTATTTTTCGTAAGCTAAAAATTGCCTTTGATTTAAAAGACGATGATATTTTATCTTTACTAGAAAAGTCAGATTTTAAATTAGGTAAACATGAATTAAGTGCTTTTTTTCGCCGAGTAGATCATAAACACTACCGTGAATGTCATGATCAAGTTTTGCGTTATTTTTTACGTGGTA